The Zobellia alginiliquefaciens genome contains a region encoding:
- a CDS encoding 5-(carboxyamino)imidazole ribonucleotide synthase gives MSTEKSSDYFSSPFKLGILGGGQLGKMLLYETRKFDIHTVVMDSSDEAPSKIACNEFILGDLMDFDAVYNLGKQVDVLTIEIENVNVDALEKLEDEGLKVFPPTRALRIIQNKAKQKLFYVDNNIPTANFQRFAYKSEIKDSISNEALSFPFIWKAAQFGYDGQGVKVVRKIEDLDGLPSGECIAEEMIDFKNELAVIVSRSASGEVKTYPVVEMEFHPEANQVEYVICPARIDGTVADKAQEIALKVSEKIQHVGLLAVELFQTKDDQIMVNEVAPRPHNSGHYSIEASYTNQFEQHIRAILDLPLGDTKSKVTGIMVNLVGAEGHTGEVTYENMSEILGMEGVTPHIYGKKETRPFRKMGHVTIVNESISEARKIAQQVKETIKVISK, from the coding sequence ATGTCAACAGAAAAATCATCAGACTACTTTTCGTCACCATTTAAATTGGGAATCCTAGGCGGTGGCCAACTTGGAAAAATGCTACTTTACGAAACCCGTAAATTTGATATTCATACCGTAGTTATGGACTCTTCGGACGAAGCGCCTTCAAAAATAGCATGTAATGAATTTATTTTGGGCGACCTGATGGATTTTGATGCCGTATATAATTTGGGAAAGCAGGTAGATGTACTTACCATAGAAATTGAAAACGTAAATGTTGATGCCCTGGAAAAACTTGAAGACGAAGGTTTAAAGGTTTTTCCTCCTACCAGAGCACTAAGAATTATTCAGAACAAGGCAAAACAGAAGCTTTTTTACGTGGATAATAACATACCTACAGCCAATTTTCAAAGGTTTGCGTATAAAAGTGAAATAAAAGATAGTATTTCAAACGAAGCGCTTTCATTTCCTTTTATCTGGAAAGCAGCCCAATTTGGCTACGATGGCCAAGGCGTAAAAGTTGTTCGTAAGATTGAAGATTTAGACGGGCTGCCTTCCGGTGAGTGTATTGCCGAAGAAATGATCGACTTTAAAAATGAGCTTGCCGTTATCGTAAGCCGAAGTGCTAGTGGTGAGGTAAAAACCTATCCAGTGGTAGAAATGGAATTTCACCCGGAGGCTAATCAAGTAGAATATGTAATCTGCCCTGCAAGAATAGACGGTACGGTTGCTGACAAAGCGCAGGAAATAGCTTTAAAAGTTTCGGAAAAAATACAGCATGTGGGGCTTTTGGCAGTAGAACTTTTTCAAACCAAAGATGACCAAATAATGGTTAACGAAGTTGCTCCAAGACCGCATAACAGCGGGCATTATAGCATAGAGGCTAGTTACACCAATCAATTTGAACAACACATACGTGCTATTTTAGATTTGCCTTTGGGCGATACTAAAAGTAAAGTAACGGGCATCATGGTTAATTTAGTAGGTGCAGAAGGCCATACCGGTGAGGTTACCTATGAAAATATGTCCGAAATTTTAGGAATGGAAGGAGTTACGCCTCATATTTACGGCAAAAAAGAAACCCGTCCCTTTAGAAAAATGGGCCACGTAACCATAGTAAACGAATCTATTTCCGAAGCACGTAAAATTGCGCAACAAGTAAAGGAAACTATTAAAGTGATAAGCAAATAA
- a CDS encoding sigma-70 family RNA polymerase sigma factor, translated as MAAHQLKPDNWVDLYADYLFNYAIGRISDAEVAKDLVQETFMAGLKSAKNYKGDAAERTWLIAILKRKVIDHYRKINSKKGKAEVRMNYSSQTDAEGDWLEEQVADPFSSFENSDIENEELGLAIQSCISKLPKKQAKVFTMKTIQGVSTEDICNELGINPSNLWVMIHRARTALMGCLNQNWF; from the coding sequence ATGGCAGCACACCAACTAAAGCCCGATAATTGGGTAGACTTATACGCAGATTACCTTTTTAACTACGCGATAGGCCGTATTAGCGATGCTGAAGTAGCAAAAGACCTTGTTCAAGAAACTTTCATGGCCGGTTTAAAATCTGCTAAAAATTACAAGGGAGATGCTGCCGAACGTACATGGCTAATTGCTATTTTAAAGCGAAAAGTAATTGATCATTACCGAAAAATCAATTCAAAAAAAGGAAAGGCAGAAGTACGTATGAACTACAGTTCGCAAACTGACGCTGAAGGTGATTGGCTTGAAGAACAAGTTGCGGACCCCTTTAGTTCGTTTGAAAACAGCGATATAGAGAATGAAGAATTAGGGCTTGCCATACAATCCTGTATTTCTAAATTGCCAAAAAAACAAGCTAAGGTTTTTACAATGAAAACCATTCAAGGAGTTAGTACCGAAGATATTTGTAATGAGCTCGGTATTAATCCGTCTAACCTCTGGGTAATGATACATAGAGCTAGAACAGCTTTAATGGGTTGCCTTAATCAAAATTGGTTTTAA
- a CDS encoding rhodanese-like domain-containing protein codes for MKFYYLLLVLCVMNLGCAQSKGKPITEFSQNDIGSGILLDVRTPDEYASGHLEKAVNMNLFDADFIKNIDTIAKGRTVYVYCKKGGRSAKAAHVLDSLGFKQVIDLEGGYDAFISDKKN; via the coding sequence ATGAAATTCTACTACTTACTTCTGGTATTGTGTGTTATGAACTTGGGCTGTGCTCAAAGTAAGGGAAAACCTATCACAGAATTTTCACAGAATGATATAGGTTCCGGGATTTTATTAGATGTACGTACTCCGGATGAGTACGCTAGCGGTCATTTGGAAAAGGCCGTAAACATGAATCTTTTTGATGCGGATTTTATTAAAAATATTGACACGATAGCTAAGGGAAGAACTGTTTATGTCTACTGCAAAAAAGGTGGCCGTAGTGCCAAAGCTGCTCACGTTCTAGACTCTCTTGGTTTTAAACAAGTGATTGATCTAGAGGGCGGCTACGATGCTTTTATTTCTGATAAAAAAAATTAA
- the gcvP gene encoding aminomethyl-transferring glycine dehydrogenase, translating to MKTDVFALRHIGIREEDQEHMLKTVGTDTLDQLIYETIPDDIRLKKPLTLNSAMSEHKFLAHIQELSEQNEVFRTYIGLGYHESLTPSVIKRNILENPGWYTAYTPYQAEIAQGRLEALLNFQTVVSDLTGMELANASLLDESTAAAEAMTMLFDVRSREQKKNGILKFFVSEEVLPQTLSLLTTRSTPLGIELVVGNHEEFTFDQDFYGALLQYPGKHGQVNDYSTFVSNAKQNNIKVAVAADILSLVLLTPPGEIGVDVVVGTTQRFGIPLGYGGPHAAFFATKEAYKRNIPGRIIGVTKDTDGKTALRMALQTREQHIKRDKATSNICTAQVLLAVMAGMYAVYHGPKGLKYIANKVHRTAVTLADALEKLGLYQINSSYFDTITVKADAKSIRKVAERNGVNFLYIDDETISIAVNEATSLKDLNQIVSVFGDALKKEVSETENLSSNTAIASSVQRHSSFLQNEVFNTYHSETELMRYIKKLERKDLSLNHSMISLGSCTMKLNAASEMLPLSMPRWGNIHPFVPVEQAKGYQFILKELAKDLSTITGFAATSLQPNSGAQGEYAGLMVIRAYHESRNEGHRDVCLIPASAHGTNPASAVMAGMKVVVTKTDEKGNIDVADLEEKVLKHSKNLAALMVTYPSTHGVFESSIKQITKLIHDHGGQVYMDGANMNAQVGLTNPAIIGADVCHLNLHKTFAIPHGGGGPGVGPICVAEQLVPFLPGNPVIETGGNDAISAISAAPWGSSLVCLISYGYVKMLGEKGLRHSTEISILNANYIKHKLSGAYDVLYTGEKGRAAHEMIIDCRPFKKNGIEVTDIAKRLMDYGFHAPTVSFPVAGTLMIEPTESESLAELDRFSEAMLSIRKEIDEASSDNFNNVLKNSPHTLEMLTADEWNFPYSRQKAAFPLAYIQENKFWPSVRRVDDAYGDRNLICTCAPIEAYAEAE from the coding sequence ATGAAGACAGATGTATTTGCTTTACGCCATATAGGTATTAGGGAAGAAGATCAAGAGCACATGCTCAAAACCGTAGGTACGGATACCTTGGACCAGCTCATTTACGAGACCATTCCAGATGATATTCGTTTAAAAAAACCACTGACTCTCAATAGTGCCATGAGCGAACATAAGTTCCTGGCCCATATTCAAGAACTTTCGGAGCAAAACGAAGTTTTTCGAACCTATATCGGACTTGGTTATCACGAAAGCTTAACCCCATCCGTAATCAAAAGGAATATTCTTGAAAATCCGGGATGGTATACGGCTTACACCCCGTATCAAGCCGAAATTGCCCAAGGTAGACTCGAGGCCCTTTTAAATTTCCAGACCGTGGTATCCGACTTAACGGGTATGGAATTGGCAAACGCATCCCTTTTAGATGAGAGTACGGCTGCCGCAGAGGCAATGACCATGTTATTTGATGTTCGAAGCCGTGAACAAAAGAAAAACGGAATTCTTAAATTCTTTGTTTCGGAAGAAGTTTTACCGCAAACGTTATCCCTTTTAACAACGCGGTCAACACCACTCGGAATTGAATTGGTGGTAGGAAACCATGAAGAATTTACGTTTGACCAAGATTTTTACGGTGCTTTATTGCAGTATCCGGGAAAACACGGTCAAGTAAATGACTATAGCACCTTTGTTTCCAATGCAAAACAAAACAACATAAAAGTTGCAGTTGCGGCGGATATACTGAGCTTGGTGCTGCTCACTCCTCCAGGCGAAATTGGCGTGGACGTTGTTGTGGGAACCACTCAAAGATTTGGCATCCCATTAGGATACGGAGGTCCGCACGCCGCATTTTTTGCTACAAAAGAAGCTTACAAAAGAAATATACCTGGCAGAATCATAGGCGTCACCAAAGATACTGATGGCAAAACTGCCCTTAGAATGGCACTCCAAACCAGGGAACAGCATATTAAACGGGACAAGGCCACTTCCAACATTTGTACCGCTCAGGTCCTATTGGCCGTAATGGCAGGAATGTATGCCGTTTACCATGGCCCTAAAGGATTAAAATATATAGCGAATAAAGTACATCGTACAGCGGTAACCCTTGCTGATGCGCTAGAAAAATTAGGCCTGTATCAAATAAACTCTTCGTATTTTGATACGATTACAGTTAAGGCGGATGCCAAAAGCATTCGTAAAGTAGCAGAAAGGAACGGAGTAAATTTCCTTTATATTGATGATGAAACCATTTCCATTGCGGTAAATGAAGCTACCTCACTAAAAGATCTGAACCAAATTGTTTCTGTTTTTGGGGATGCGCTTAAAAAAGAGGTTTCCGAAACCGAAAACCTTTCTTCAAACACCGCTATCGCTTCAAGTGTGCAGCGTCATTCTTCCTTTTTACAAAATGAAGTATTTAATACGTATCACTCCGAAACTGAACTGATGCGTTACATAAAAAAATTAGAGCGCAAAGACCTTTCCCTGAACCACTCTATGATTTCATTGGGTTCATGTACAATGAAACTGAATGCAGCTTCTGAAATGCTTCCTTTAAGTATGCCGCGCTGGGGCAATATACACCCATTTGTACCCGTTGAGCAAGCAAAAGGGTATCAATTCATATTAAAAGAATTGGCCAAAGATTTATCTACCATAACAGGTTTTGCAGCTACATCACTTCAACCGAATTCAGGGGCTCAAGGTGAATATGCCGGCCTTATGGTTATTAGGGCATACCATGAATCCAGAAACGAGGGACACAGAGATGTGTGCCTAATACCGGCCTCTGCTCATGGTACCAATCCCGCATCAGCAGTAATGGCGGGCATGAAAGTGGTGGTTACCAAGACTGATGAAAAGGGGAATATTGATGTAGCCGACTTAGAAGAAAAAGTCTTGAAACATTCAAAAAACCTTGCTGCTTTAATGGTTACTTACCCATCTACGCACGGTGTTTTTGAATCTTCAATAAAACAAATTACAAAACTGATACATGACCACGGTGGCCAGGTTTATATGGATGGCGCCAACATGAATGCGCAAGTTGGCCTAACCAATCCTGCCATTATTGGCGCAGACGTTTGTCACCTAAACTTACACAAAACCTTTGCTATACCTCACGGTGGTGGCGGACCGGGAGTTGGGCCTATATGCGTTGCCGAACAATTAGTACCTTTTCTTCCTGGTAATCCAGTAATTGAAACAGGAGGCAATGATGCTATTTCTGCTATTTCTGCCGCTCCTTGGGGAAGTTCATTGGTTTGCCTGATATCTTACGGCTATGTAAAAATGCTTGGAGAAAAAGGTCTTAGACACTCCACTGAAATTTCCATACTGAACGCCAATTATATTAAACACAAATTGAGTGGAGCGTATGATGTTCTCTACACGGGAGAAAAAGGACGTGCAGCTCACGAAATGATAATTGACTGTAGACCTTTTAAAAAGAATGGTATTGAAGTTACGGATATCGCTAAACGATTAATGGATTATGGATTTCATGCTCCAACCGTTTCTTTTCCGGTGGCAGGAACTTTAATGATCGAACCTACTGAAAGCGAAAGTTTGGCCGAACTTGATCGCTTTTCAGAAGCCATGCTTTCTATCAGAAAAGAAATAGACGAAGCATCTTCCGATAATTTTAATAACGTGCTTAAAAATTCGCCACATACACTTGAAATGCTCACTGCCGATGAATGGAATTTTCCGTACAGCAGACAAAAAGCGGCATTCCCACTTGCGTATATCCAAGAAAATAAATTTTGGCCATCGGTTAGACGTGTGGACGATGCCTATGGAGACCGTAATTTAATATGTACTTGCGCACCTATTGAAGCATATGCAGAGGCGGAATAA
- the purE gene encoding 5-(carboxyamino)imidazole ribonucleotide mutase, translated as MSKVAVVMGSTSDLPVMQDAIDILKGFDIEVDVDIVSAHRTPEKLFDFSKNAHTNGYTVIIAGAGGAAHLPGMVASMSPLPVIGVPVKSSNSIDGWDSVLSILQMPGGVPVATVALNGAKNAGILAAQIIGSSDKCVLDKIILYKEGLKQKVIEGAKSVSAKK; from the coding sequence ATGAGTAAAGTAGCCGTAGTAATGGGCAGCACCAGCGATTTGCCTGTAATGCAAGACGCCATAGATATATTAAAAGGTTTTGATATTGAGGTTGACGTAGATATTGTATCTGCCCACAGAACCCCCGAAAAACTTTTTGATTTCAGTAAAAATGCACATACTAACGGTTATACGGTTATTATTGCCGGCGCCGGTGGGGCGGCCCACCTTCCCGGTATGGTGGCATCTATGTCTCCATTGCCAGTAATTGGAGTACCTGTAAAAAGCAGTAATTCCATTGATGGTTGGGATTCTGTTTTATCTATCCTTCAAATGCCAGGTGGCGTTCCTGTGGCTACCGTAGCACTTAATGGAGCTAAAAATGCCGGTATTTTGGCCGCTCAAATCATAGGTAGTTCGGACAAATGTGTTCTTGACAAAATTATCCTCTACAAAGAAGGCCTTAAGCAAAAGGTAATAGAAGGCGCTAAATCCGTTAGTGCCAAGAAATAA
- a CDS encoding methyltransferase, translated as MYEKTYPSKRFQHTLEFLKKHISTEETILDLGVENPFSKIMKEQGYSVENTKGEDLDTDFSSLTDSDAQVVTAFEIFEHLLAPFNALREIKADKLVASIPLKLWFSPAYRSKTDPWDRHYHEFEDWQFDWLLEKAGWEIKDSAKWTNPVKKLGIRPLLRSFTPRYYIVYAVRKQG; from the coding sequence ATGTACGAGAAGACCTATCCGAGTAAACGTTTTCAGCACACCCTAGAGTTTCTAAAGAAACATATATCTACCGAGGAAACTATTCTGGACCTTGGCGTGGAGAATCCGTTTTCAAAAATCATGAAAGAACAAGGGTATTCCGTAGAAAACACTAAAGGCGAAGATTTGGATACGGACTTTTCTTCTCTTACCGATTCGGATGCACAAGTGGTTACTGCATTTGAAATTTTTGAACACCTACTAGCTCCTTTTAATGCTCTAAGGGAGATAAAAGCAGATAAACTAGTGGCGAGCATTCCCTTAAAATTATGGTTTTCACCTGCCTACCGTAGCAAAACGGATCCGTGGGACCGTCATTACCATGAATTTGAGGATTGGCAATTTGACTGGCTTTTAGAAAAAGCTGGGTGGGAAATTAAAGATAGTGCCAAATGGACCAATCCTGTCAAAAAACTGGGTATACGCCCCCTATTACGTAGTTTCACTCCACGGTACTATATTGTTTATGCGGTAAGAAAACAAGGGTAA
- a CDS encoding 3-oxoacyl-ACP synthase III family protein, whose amino-acid sequence MSIAITGTGSYIPSLVVPNDNFEGHDFLNADGSPFAHENAVIIQKFKGITGIKERRYAENNLNTSDIGFLAAEKAITNSGIDKETLDYIIFAHNFGDVSPNNIQSDTLPSLATRVKQHLRIKNPACVAYDLIFGCPGWIQGVIQANAFIKSGIAKRCLVIGGETLSRIVDPHDRDSMIYSDGAGAAVIEEKEGSGQILSHASATYTQEEAYFLFFGESYNKLKDDTKYIKMFGRKIYEFAVTHVPQAMKDCLDESGVAIDDLKKIFIHQANEKMDEAIIKRFYGLYNRETPDNIMPMSIGKLGNSSVATVPTLFDLVRNGKIENQEVQKGDVVIFASVGAGMNINAIVYRI is encoded by the coding sequence ATGTCAATTGCAATTACAGGAACAGGAAGTTACATCCCCTCATTGGTCGTTCCCAACGATAACTTTGAAGGTCATGATTTTTTAAATGCCGATGGCTCTCCATTTGCCCATGAAAATGCCGTTATCATCCAGAAGTTTAAAGGCATTACGGGAATCAAAGAACGCCGTTATGCCGAAAACAATCTAAACACCTCCGATATAGGTTTCCTTGCCGCTGAAAAAGCCATTACCAATTCTGGCATAGATAAAGAGACTTTAGATTATATTATTTTTGCTCATAATTTTGGAGATGTTTCACCAAACAACATTCAGAGCGATACACTACCAAGCTTAGCCACTAGGGTCAAACAACATTTACGCATAAAAAATCCTGCTTGTGTTGCCTACGACCTCATTTTTGGCTGTCCCGGCTGGATACAGGGTGTCATCCAAGCAAATGCCTTTATAAAAAGTGGCATAGCCAAAAGATGTCTTGTCATTGGAGGAGAAACCTTGTCTCGTATAGTAGATCCGCATGACAGGGATTCTATGATTTATTCTGATGGTGCAGGTGCAGCTGTCATTGAAGAAAAAGAAGGTTCCGGTCAAATACTGTCGCACGCTAGTGCAACTTATACACAGGAAGAAGCCTATTTTTTGTTCTTCGGAGAATCCTACAATAAACTTAAAGATGATACCAAGTACATAAAAATGTTTGGTCGTAAAATCTATGAGTTTGCTGTAACCCACGTACCTCAAGCCATGAAAGATTGCTTGGATGAGAGTGGAGTTGCGATAGACGATCTTAAAAAAATATTCATTCACCAAGCGAACGAAAAGATGGATGAAGCCATCATAAAGCGTTTTTATGGCTTGTACAACCGAGAAACGCCTGATAATATCATGCCCATGAGCATAGGAAAGCTTGGTAACAGTTCAGTTGCTACGGTACCTACTCTCTTTGACTTGGTCCGTAATGGAAAAATAGAAAATCAAGAGGTTCAAAAGGGAGATGTTGTTATATTTGCCAGTGTTGGCGCAGGCATGAATATTAATGCCATAGTATACAGGATCTGA
- a CDS encoding glycosyltransferase, giving the protein MHYYVIVPAHNEEGFLSDTLNSILRQSLQPKRVVVVNDNSTDNTEAIIDQFVTLSPIFQKLNTTSSTEHMPGSKVVNAFNKGLQLLDEDYDFIVKLDADVILPDNYFEKIVYIFRGQPKVGIAGGFIYEQTEDGQWKLNHPMDKNHVRGAFKAYTKKCFKAINGLRNAMGWDTVDELLAQYHGHEIYTDNALKVKHLRPTGNAYNQKAKLLQGKAMYTMRYGFPITVIASLKMALKQRKPQAFADNMYGYLEAKKEKKQFLVTKAEGNFIRNLRWGNIKRKLL; this is encoded by the coding sequence ATGCACTATTACGTAATCGTTCCCGCTCATAATGAAGAAGGCTTCTTGTCCGACACCTTAAATTCTATCTTAAGGCAGTCGCTACAGCCTAAAAGAGTAGTTGTAGTGAACGATAATTCCACCGACAACACAGAAGCTATCATAGATCAATTTGTGACTCTCAGCCCTATTTTTCAAAAGCTGAACACAACATCTTCTACAGAGCACATGCCTGGCAGCAAAGTGGTGAATGCATTTAACAAAGGTCTCCAATTACTAGATGAAGATTACGACTTTATTGTAAAACTAGATGCCGATGTTATTTTGCCGGACAATTACTTTGAAAAAATCGTTTATATATTTAGAGGACAACCTAAAGTAGGCATTGCCGGAGGCTTTATTTACGAACAAACCGAAGACGGACAATGGAAATTAAACCACCCAATGGACAAAAACCATGTGCGTGGCGCTTTTAAGGCCTACACCAAAAAATGTTTTAAGGCCATAAATGGCTTACGAAATGCAATGGGATGGGATACCGTAGATGAATTGCTTGCCCAATATCACGGCCACGAGATTTACACAGACAATGCTTTGAAAGTAAAACACCTGAGACCTACTGGTAACGCTTATAATCAAAAAGCAAAACTTCTACAGGGGAAGGCTATGTACACCATGCGTTATGGTTTTCCTATAACTGTAATAGCATCTCTTAAAATGGCCCTAAAACAAAGAAAACCTCAAGCTTTTGCAGACAACATGTACGGTTATCTAGAAGCCAAAAAAGAGAAAAAACAATTTTTGGTTACTAAGGCAGAAGGTAATTTTATTAGAAATCTACGTTGGGGGAACATTAAGCGAAAACTTCTATAA
- a CDS encoding M3 family metallopeptidase: MNPLLTPFDTAPFSKIENSHFQPAFLQAMKDARAEIDQITANSAEPSFENTIEALEFAGQQLDRISSVFFNLNSAETNEEIQKIAQEISPLLSEFSNDITLNEALFKRIKSVYDQKETLELTIEQQTLLDKKYKSFSRNGANLNDDKKKRLREIDAELSKLKLKFGENVLAETNKYEKHLTNENDLDGLPEGEKEAASQMAKSKDKDGWLVTLDYPSYIPFMKYAKNRELRKELALAFGSKAFHNDELDNQENVLKIAKLRFERANLLGYKTHADFVLEERMAEKPEKVHEFLNELLVKAKPAAEKEFSQLEDFAKELDHIDGLEKWDGSYYSEKLKQKLFNLDDEKLKPYFKLENVISGVFKVAEKLFDLRFEEVSDIDKYHEEVKTYRVYDTSNNFISVFYADFHPRKGKRGGAWMTSYKPQYQRNGENVRPHISNVCNFTRSTPSKPSLLTFNEVTTLFHEFGHGLHGMLANTTYPSLSGTSVFWDFVELPSQVMENWCYEKEALELFATHYETGEVIPMELVQKIKESSTFQEGMQTLRQLSFGLLDMSWHGVDPTSITNVKVHESEAFKGTNLYPETAETCMSTAFAHIFQGGYSSGYYSYKWAEVLDADAFAYFKENGIFNKEIATKFKDNVLSQGGTENPMVLYKRFRGAEPKVEALLERAGLLN; this comes from the coding sequence ATGAATCCTTTATTGACTCCTTTTGATACAGCCCCATTCTCTAAAATTGAAAATTCTCATTTTCAGCCTGCCTTTTTACAGGCAATGAAAGATGCAAGGGCGGAAATAGACCAAATAACGGCTAATTCAGCTGAACCTTCTTTTGAAAATACTATAGAAGCTTTGGAATTCGCAGGTCAGCAATTAGACCGTATTTCCAGCGTATTCTTTAATTTGAATTCTGCCGAGACCAATGAAGAAATTCAAAAGATAGCTCAAGAAATTTCTCCCTTACTTTCGGAATTCAGCAATGACATTACTCTGAACGAAGCGTTGTTTAAACGTATTAAAAGCGTTTATGACCAAAAAGAAACGCTAGAGCTAACTATAGAGCAACAAACGCTACTTGATAAAAAATACAAGAGTTTCAGTAGAAACGGGGCCAATCTAAACGATGACAAAAAGAAACGTCTTCGTGAAATTGATGCCGAGCTTTCTAAGTTGAAGTTGAAATTTGGTGAGAATGTACTTGCTGAAACCAACAAATATGAAAAGCACCTTACCAATGAAAATGACTTAGACGGTCTGCCTGAAGGCGAAAAAGAGGCTGCGTCGCAAATGGCAAAATCAAAAGATAAAGACGGTTGGCTGGTAACATTAGATTACCCAAGCTACATTCCTTTTATGAAATATGCAAAAAACCGTGAGCTCCGCAAAGAGCTGGCATTGGCTTTTGGCAGTAAGGCTTTTCACAACGATGAGCTTGACAATCAGGAAAACGTGCTCAAAATTGCTAAGCTAAGGTTTGAACGCGCCAATTTATTGGGTTACAAAACGCATGCAGACTTTGTTCTAGAAGAACGTATGGCAGAAAAACCTGAGAAAGTGCATGAGTTTCTAAACGAACTCTTGGTAAAAGCCAAACCTGCTGCAGAGAAGGAGTTCTCCCAACTTGAAGATTTTGCAAAAGAACTAGACCATATAGACGGATTGGAAAAATGGGATGGCAGTTATTACTCTGAGAAGTTGAAACAAAAGCTCTTCAACTTAGATGATGAGAAATTGAAGCCTTATTTTAAATTAGAAAATGTCATTTCAGGAGTTTTTAAAGTAGCCGAAAAATTATTCGACCTCCGATTTGAAGAAGTTTCCGATATTGATAAATATCACGAAGAAGTAAAAACATATAGAGTTTACGATACTTCCAATAACTTTATATCTGTTTTCTATGCCGATTTTCACCCCAGAAAGGGAAAACGTGGTGGTGCTTGGATGACCAGCTACAAACCGCAATACCAACGAAACGGAGAAAACGTACGTCCGCATATTTCCAACGTTTGTAATTTCACGCGCTCCACCCCTAGTAAGCCCTCTCTCCTAACATTTAATGAAGTAACCACTTTATTTCATGAATTTGGTCATGGGTTACACGGTATGCTAGCAAACACAACGTACCCCAGTCTTTCGGGAACTTCAGTTTTTTGGGATTTTGTAGAACTGCCAAGTCAGGTGATGGAAAACTGGTGTTACGAAAAAGAAGCACTAGAACTTTTTGCCACGCATTACGAAACCGGGGAAGTTATTCCTATGGAATTAGTTCAAAAAATAAAAGAATCCTCAACTTTCCAAGAAGGGATGCAAACCTTGCGTCAACTTAGCTTTGGATTGTTGGATATGTCATGGCACGGCGTCGACCCAACTAGCATTACTAATGTTAAAGTGCACGAGAGCGAAGCTTTTAAAGGTACAAACCTGTACCCGGAAACGGCAGAGACCTGTATGAGCACGGCATTCGCCCATATATTTCAAGGTGGCTATTCCTCAGGATATTACAGCTACAAATGGGCCGAAGTTTTAGATGCTGATGCTTTTGCATATTTTAAAGAAAATGGTATCTTTAATAAGGAAATAGCTACTAAATTTAAAGACAATGTTCTTTCTCAAGGTGGCACCGAAAACCCTATGGTCCTCTACAAACGTTTTAGAGGAGCTGAACCCAAAGTAGAAGCTTTATTGGAAAGAGCAGGTCTACTTAATTGA
- a CDS encoding 5' nucleotidase, NT5C type, with protein MIIFVDMDEVIADTYGAHIEVYNKQFNENLTLDFFHGSEAWNKVPVDRQQSVRDHAWNRGFFRNLKPIAHGQDILKQLSEKHEVYIASAAMQFPNSLEEKSEWLDEHYPFIPWQNRILCGHKHILRGDVLIDDRSYNLETFEGRSLLFTSPHNVNTTGYERVNNWLEVGEKLL; from the coding sequence ATGATAATATTTGTTGATATGGACGAGGTGATAGCAGACACCTACGGAGCGCATATAGAAGTTTATAATAAACAGTTTAATGAAAACCTTACTCTAGACTTCTTTCATGGTAGTGAAGCTTGGAACAAAGTACCGGTAGACAGACAGCAAAGTGTACGTGATCATGCGTGGAACAGAGGTTTTTTTCGCAACCTGAAACCCATAGCCCATGGTCAAGATATCCTAAAACAATTAAGTGAGAAACATGAAGTGTACATAGCATCTGCCGCCATGCAATTTCCAAACTCCTTAGAGGAAAAATCTGAGTGGTTAGACGAACACTATCCCTTTATACCTTGGCAAAACCGCATACTATGCGGACATAAACACATATTACGTGGCGATGTACTTATTGATGATCGCAGTTACAATTTAGAAACCTTTGAAGGCAGGTCCCTTTTATTTACCTCTCCCCACAATGTAAACACCACTGGTTATGAACGGGTGAACAATTGGCTTGAGGTTGGAGAAAAACTACTTTAA